The following are from one region of the Hyla sarda isolate aHylSar1 chromosome 6, aHylSar1.hap1, whole genome shotgun sequence genome:
- the TMEM231 gene encoding transmembrane protein 231, with the protein MAIYEVYSHPLLVRYRTSICSKATLFLLVVLVLTYIPPLLVAYRSQGFWLKQSTYEEQPNVKFRYEALLIALNSNSGGYVAWSTFQAFNSLVGDRLRIPKVSVREEDQNQDGKMDQLNFNLELPILAVENVYGVQLILTFSYQLYRMSTFVMQSMAFIQYTSAVPGAKLYINGDLRLQQRQPLRHQGLETTYNISVINGTSPFASSYDLTNIISAYQERNVTTFLSNPNPIWLVGRGTSDPFVINAVIRYPVETISYQPGFWEMIKYAWIQYVSVLLIFLWVFERVKIFVFQNQVFTTVPASQYSSFKQHQS; encoded by the exons ATGGCGATCTATGAAGTTTACTCTCACCCGCTACTTGTTAGATACAGAACCAGTATCTGCTCCAAAGCCACGCTCTTCCTCTTAGTGGTGCTGGTATTGACCTATATTCCTCCACTGTTAGTTGCATATCGCAGCCAAG GATTCTGGTTGAAACAAAGCACTTATGAAGAACAGCCCAATGTTAAGTTCCGCTATGAGGCGTTACTCATTGCCCTTAATAGTAACAGTGGGGGTTATGTTGCTTGGAGCACATTTCAAGCATTTAACAGCTTAGTGGGGGACAGGCTTCGGATACCCAAAGTGTCG GTACGAGAAGAAGATCAAAACCAAGATGGAAAGATGGATCAGTTGAACTTCAATTTGGAGCTTCCTATTTTAGCTGTGGAGAATGTGTATGGTGTGCAGCTTATTCTAACCTTCTCCTACCAGCTCTAT CGGATGTCAACATTTGTCATGCAGAGCATGGCATTTATTCAGTATACCTCTGCTGTTCCGGGAGCCAAGCTTTATATCAATGGAGACCTGAGGCTTCAGCAGAGACAACCTCTAAGACACCAGGGTCTGGAAACCACCTACAAT ATATCTGTAATCAATGGAACAAGCCCATTCGCAAGTTCTTATGATCTGACAAACATAATATCAGCTTATCAGGAGAGAAACG TGACTACATTCTTGAGCAATCCCAACCCAATATGGCTCGTGGGAAGAGGCACTTCTGATCCATTTGTGATAAATGCTGTTATCCGTTACCCTGTGGAGACTATTTCATATC AGCCAGGCTTCTGGGAGATGATCAAATACGCCTGGATCCAGTATGTTAGCGTCCTGCTCATCTTCCTGTGGGTCTTTGAGAGAGTGAAAATCTTTGTCTTTCAGAACCAAGTATTCACTACAGTACCAGCGTCCCAATACTCTTCATTCAAACAGCACCAGAGCTGA